Proteins from one Bacteroides zhangwenhongii genomic window:
- a CDS encoding endonuclease/exonuclease/phosphatase family protein: MRKLLIVLALCGVSILNAQQLNVASYNVRNSNPNDAKAGNGWEQRCPVLTQLITFHDFDIFGAQEVKHNQLEDMLNALPAYNYIGVGRDDGKTKGEYAPIFYRKDKFKLLKSGNFWLSEDTTKPNKGWDAAYTRICTWGEFKDKTGKFKFWFFNLHMDHIGVVARRESAKLVISKIKEMCGKDPVILTGDFNVDQTSESYQVLHESGILSDSYEVAQMRYATNGTCTGWNPNTYTPNRIDHIFVTPNFTVEKYGVLTDTYRTKNKTTGKYESHIPSDHFPVKAVLKFQKKH, from the coding sequence ATGAGAAAACTTTTGATTGTATTGGCGCTCTGTGGTGTGTCAATACTGAATGCGCAGCAACTAAATGTAGCCTCCTACAACGTACGAAACAGTAATCCCAACGATGCCAAAGCGGGAAATGGCTGGGAACAACGCTGCCCGGTACTTACCCAGTTAATCACTTTCCATGACTTCGATATTTTTGGAGCACAGGAAGTGAAACATAATCAACTGGAAGACATGCTCAACGCTCTGCCTGCGTACAACTACATAGGTGTAGGACGGGATGACGGCAAGACAAAAGGAGAATATGCTCCTATTTTCTATCGGAAAGATAAATTCAAGCTACTCAAGTCCGGTAACTTCTGGTTGTCGGAAGACACTACAAAGCCAAATAAAGGATGGGATGCTGCTTATACCCGCATCTGCACGTGGGGAGAATTCAAAGACAAAACCGGTAAGTTCAAATTCTGGTTCTTTAATCTGCACATGGATCATATCGGAGTGGTAGCCCGCCGAGAAAGTGCCAAACTGGTTATTAGCAAAATTAAGGAAATGTGCGGCAAAGATCCCGTTATACTGACAGGTGATTTCAATGTAGACCAAACCAGTGAAAGTTATCAGGTTCTTCATGAATCCGGAATATTATCAGATTCTTACGAGGTAGCTCAAATGAGATATGCGACTAATGGGACATGTACAGGCTGGAATCCGAATACATATACTCCGAACCGTATTGACCATATCTTCGTAACCCCCAATTTTACTGTAGAGAAATACGGTGTATTAACAGATACTTATCGCACCAAGAACAAAACTACTGGAAAGTATGAATCTCATATTCCTTCGGATCATTTCCCGGTAAAGGCAGTTCTGAAATTTCAGAAAAAACACTAA
- a CDS encoding hybrid sensor histidine kinase/response regulator transcription factor, which produces MILRKHSYFRYICILIYSCLMPVLLHSQNVVKQISNADGLSNNSVNCFLEDSEHTLWVGTWDGLNAYNGRSFKTYSYNKKNAGSISNNVIWQIIEQNDSVLWVSTDYGVNRWERSSQQFTPYYLGTQNNPPKQEKSFLLGITSGKYIICYVKEQGLFYFDDRKQDFVPLKNNLPDDIKNFVIDSKDQVFFLTGHGQLLHYQLSVHSSNPELSFKKEIKQPASISGIYLSQDYLIINDDRTLTVSLDNRILNSIDIPENKTVSQVICHKEYLLISFIEGGCIRYNLEDNTSTELPQLPAKASIFTIYIGSQNILWVGTDGQGVLEVYEHSSPFHTVKTDYPVRCFCEEDNGNILVGTKGEGILLLDKQERQVEPYLSIGNGLISNSVYTIRKNMSGDIFIGTEGTGINYIPLNSSQVKKLSIPAEYPTFKAVYSILFTHNDSLLWLGTSGYGLIKLSLQREGKSYKVTEMKQYKSPGPSSPSNNIIYSVIAGYNENELWLGTRGGGINKFDIASECFLQIHEIDSTLSLTNNDILYLTKGDSASIWIGTSYGLNRLFPADIPPSIMEYTDHNGLPNNTIHGILKDENGNIWASTNQGISFINLSSGKITNYSSRNGLQNDEFSDGAIFKDKAGWLYFGGVSGLNYFDENKIRLRDHIATLSLNSLKINNTSQNIYERILNHTLRLDYDEPYITLGFTAHDFINNENCEFSYRIIDFADEWIYNENNPNIVITKLPPGKYKLEVKCTNGDRVWSNQIYSLHLDVAYPWWLSTTAFIIYFILIAIAIYITQSVIKNRIRLNRQILLEHIEKQNQQRIHESKLNFFTNVAHEFFTPLTLIYGPAQHLLEKADLDSYTKRYIYIIKNNADRMQKLINELMEFRKAESGHTAIYAEKVDIQLLVDYVSDNYTEIAEENKIDFSFKSKEVSSFTTDRNALEKIIFNLLSNAFKYTPSGGYIRAEIRQNATTGTLHFRIRNSGKGLTEKQTSEIFSRFKIFESSNLKHAGSTGVGLNLTKSLTELLGGEITIESTLGEYVEFNVSLPPMHVNSEKESQPTEEETEISEMLFIPKQKEITILIVEDEKNIRELLKDILLPYYQVREAADGEEALKEVEQKQPDIIISDVLMPKLDGITLTDILKSNERTAHIPVIHISAKNSIEDQINAYNHGTDLYIPKPFHPRHVLSAVENMINKYSLMKEYFKSGRSSLIVRDGITMHKEDELLLNKIIKFIEDNIDDESMNPDSLADFIGVSKAGLYRKLKELTEKTPSEFVRTIRLEYAASLLKTTKLTVTEIMYKSGFSNKSYFYREFAKLYNTSPKEYRSEQTEEKDTK; this is translated from the coding sequence ATGATTCTACGAAAACACTCATATTTCCGCTACATCTGCATCCTTATTTATTCATGCCTGATGCCTGTTTTATTACATTCCCAGAATGTAGTGAAACAGATTTCGAATGCAGACGGGTTATCCAATAATTCAGTGAATTGTTTTCTGGAAGATTCGGAACATACTCTCTGGGTAGGAACATGGGACGGGCTGAATGCCTACAACGGACGTAGCTTTAAAACCTATTCTTATAATAAAAAAAATGCAGGATCTATCAGTAATAATGTAATCTGGCAAATTATCGAGCAAAATGACTCTGTCTTGTGGGTATCTACCGACTATGGTGTCAACCGGTGGGAACGTTCCTCACAGCAATTTACTCCTTATTATTTAGGTACGCAGAACAATCCGCCCAAACAAGAGAAATCATTCCTGCTGGGTATCACTTCCGGCAAATACATTATCTGCTATGTGAAGGAACAAGGTTTATTCTATTTTGACGACCGGAAACAAGACTTTGTTCCATTGAAGAATAATCTTCCTGATGACATCAAAAACTTCGTTATTGATTCCAAAGACCAAGTATTCTTCCTCACAGGACATGGACAATTATTACATTATCAACTATCTGTCCATAGCTCTAATCCCGAACTCTCGTTCAAAAAAGAAATCAAACAACCTGCTTCCATTTCCGGCATTTATCTTTCTCAAGATTATCTTATCATTAACGATGACCGGACATTAACTGTTTCTTTAGACAACCGCATACTGAATAGCATAGATATTCCGGAAAATAAAACGGTTTCGCAAGTTATCTGTCACAAAGAGTATCTTCTCATCAGCTTTATCGAAGGGGGATGTATCAGGTATAATCTGGAAGATAATACTTCAACGGAATTACCTCAATTACCAGCGAAAGCATCCATTTTCACCATCTACATCGGTTCGCAAAATATACTCTGGGTAGGCACCGACGGGCAAGGAGTATTGGAAGTCTATGAACACAGTTCCCCATTCCACACCGTAAAAACTGATTATCCCGTACGTTGTTTTTGCGAAGAAGATAATGGTAATATACTCGTGGGGACCAAAGGAGAAGGAATTCTGCTGCTTGACAAACAGGAACGGCAGGTCGAACCTTATCTGTCAATCGGCAACGGATTGATTTCCAATTCTGTCTATACTATCCGAAAAAATATGTCCGGAGACATATTTATCGGAACCGAGGGAACGGGCATCAATTATATTCCACTGAATAGCAGTCAGGTAAAGAAGTTAAGTATTCCTGCTGAATATCCGACTTTCAAAGCTGTATACAGCATTCTGTTCACTCATAACGACTCACTATTATGGTTGGGCACTTCCGGCTATGGACTTATCAAACTAAGCTTGCAAAGGGAAGGAAAAAGTTATAAAGTGACAGAAATGAAACAATATAAATCTCCCGGACCTTCCTCACCAAGTAATAACATCATTTATTCGGTCATTGCCGGGTATAATGAAAATGAACTTTGGCTAGGCACACGAGGCGGCGGAATCAATAAGTTCGATATCGCATCCGAATGCTTCCTACAAATTCATGAGATAGACTCTACTTTATCCCTAACCAACAATGATATACTCTATCTGACCAAAGGAGATTCTGCCAGCATTTGGATAGGCACCAGTTACGGCCTCAATCGATTGTTTCCGGCAGACATTCCGCCATCTATTATGGAATATACGGATCATAACGGACTACCCAACAATACGATTCACGGTATTCTGAAAGATGAAAACGGTAATATCTGGGCAAGTACCAATCAAGGTATCTCTTTTATCAATCTATCTTCGGGAAAGATTACTAACTATTCTTCCAGAAACGGATTACAAAATGATGAATTTTCCGATGGAGCGATTTTTAAGGATAAAGCAGGATGGTTGTATTTCGGAGGAGTCAGTGGGCTGAATTATTTCGATGAGAACAAAATACGTTTACGGGACCATATTGCTACTCTAAGTTTGAATAGTCTAAAAATTAATAATACCAGCCAGAACATTTACGAACGGATTCTTAATCATACGCTCCGGCTCGACTATGACGAACCTTACATTACATTAGGGTTCACAGCACACGACTTTATCAACAACGAGAACTGCGAATTTAGTTATCGGATTATTGACTTCGCCGATGAATGGATTTACAACGAAAACAACCCCAATATCGTCATCACCAAACTTCCTCCGGGGAAATATAAACTGGAAGTAAAATGTACTAATGGTGACCGTGTATGGAGCAATCAGATCTACTCTCTTCATCTGGATGTCGCCTATCCTTGGTGGCTAAGTACTACTGCCTTTATTATCTATTTTATTTTAATTGCTATTGCTATTTATATAACACAGTCTGTCATCAAGAATCGTATCCGACTGAATCGCCAGATTTTACTAGAACATATTGAAAAGCAAAATCAACAACGTATTCATGAATCGAAGTTGAACTTCTTTACGAACGTGGCACATGAGTTCTTCACTCCGCTAACACTGATATATGGTCCGGCACAGCATCTGCTGGAAAAAGCAGACCTTGACAGTTATACGAAAAGGTATATCTACATCATCAAGAACAATGCCGACCGGATGCAGAAACTCATCAACGAACTAATGGAGTTTCGGAAAGCAGAATCGGGACATACGGCTATCTATGCAGAGAAAGTAGATATCCAGCTACTCGTTGATTATGTGTCAGACAACTATACTGAAATTGCTGAAGAGAATAAAATAGACTTTAGTTTCAAAAGTAAAGAAGTGTCGTCTTTTACTACAGACCGGAATGCACTGGAGAAAATTATATTCAACTTATTATCTAACGCCTTCAAGTATACACCGTCCGGAGGATATATCCGGGCTGAAATAAGACAGAATGCCACTACCGGAACATTACATTTCCGTATACGCAACTCTGGTAAGGGATTGACTGAAAAGCAAACGAGCGAAATATTCAGTCGCTTTAAGATTTTCGAGAGCAGTAACCTGAAGCACGCCGGAAGTACCGGAGTGGGTCTGAACCTAACCAAAAGCCTGACTGAATTATTAGGTGGAGAAATCACTATAGAAAGTACTTTGGGAGAATATGTAGAATTCAATGTATCCCTGCCTCCTATGCACGTGAATTCCGAAAAAGAAAGTCAGCCTACAGAAGAAGAGACAGAGATCAGTGAAATGCTTTTCATTCCTAAGCAGAAAGAAATTACCATACTGATTGTAGAAGACGAAAAGAATATCCGGGAACTGTTGAAAGATATTCTGCTTCCCTACTATCAGGTTCGCGAAGCTGCCGATGGAGAAGAGGCGCTGAAAGAAGTAGAACAAAAGCAACCGGACATCATTATCAGTGATGTATTAATGCCCAAACTAGATGGCATTACACTGACAGATATATTGAAGTCTAATGAACGGACAGCGCATATTCCGGTTATTCATATTTCTGCCAAAAACTCTATTGAAGACCAGATCAATGCCTATAATCACGGGACAGATTTGTATATCCCTAAACCTTTCCATCCAAGACATGTGTTGAGTGCGGTAGAGAATATGATTAATAAATACTCTCTGATGAAAGAGTATTTCAAATCCGGCCGTTCCTCTCTTATTGTAAGGGATGGGATCACCATGCACAAAGAGGATGAATTATTACTGAACAAGATTATCAAGTTCATTGAAGATAATATCGACGATGAATCCATGAATCCGGATTCTCTTGCAGACTTTATAGGAGTAAGTAAAGCAGGATTGTACCGCAAACTCAAAGAATTGACTGAAAAAACACCAAGCGAGTTTGTCCGTACCATTCGTTTGGAGTATGCCGCTAGCCTGCTAAAAACAACTAAGCTCACCGTCACCGAAATTATGTATAAATCAGGCTTCTCGAACAAGTCTTATTTCTACCGGGAGTTTGCGAAATTGTACAATACATCTCCCAAAGAATACAGAAGCGAACAAACAGAAGAAAAAGATACTAAATAA
- a CDS encoding glycoside hydrolase family 65 protein, which produces MRKLNLLILVLISSFTAMRAVTSEKDLWQLHTSDIHADYVGAPVANGGIGLLPWKEPFSIQHVILNHVFDTDGPKGVSRVLKGINPFLLTLELDGKKIDANSLSDWKQTIDMKEATHNTSFLADKKAKVTYSICALRNMPYAGLIRVEVKALSSLTMKVMNRMDVPDEYINPESRFRTLFESNLRMDVFQTSALSRHRQVEVAASSAFLFQDRKNFAPTYDETSKQLSFTVSLKKGETYSFALAGAICSKRDFIDPYNESERQITYAIHEGADRLMAFHCQLWNELWQGDIRIEGDDDAQRAVRFALFNLYSFGREGTGLSISPMGLSSQGYNGHIFWDTELWMYPPILLLNQGIAESMVNYRTNRLAAACKRAITHGYRGAMFPWESDDAGEESTPTFALTGPLEHHITADIAIACWNYYCVTHDLHWLRSHGYPLMKAVADFWVSRAERNEDGSYSIRSVVGADEYAIGVDDNAFTNGAAIRALEYACKAAETCGYLIPDQWREVGKNIRILSFANGVTREHATYNGEMIKQSDANLLAYPLGIITDPKIWEKDMEYYTDRIDPKDGPAMSYSVFCVQYARMGDAKKAYEMFRRCYEPNLRAPFGVIAETATSNNPYFATGAGGLLQAVINGFCGLQITDEGIVQVPSVLPKHWKKVTVMGVGPEKKTFERGG; this is translated from the coding sequence ATGAGAAAACTAAATTTACTGATTCTGGTATTGATAAGCTCTTTTACGGCCATGCGTGCCGTTACTTCCGAGAAAGACTTGTGGCAACTTCATACTTCAGATATTCATGCTGATTACGTAGGAGCTCCTGTGGCTAATGGCGGTATTGGCCTTCTCCCCTGGAAAGAGCCTTTTTCCATTCAACATGTTATTCTCAATCATGTATTTGATACAGACGGTCCTAAAGGCGTGAGCCGGGTACTGAAAGGAATCAATCCTTTTCTGTTGACATTGGAGCTGGACGGAAAGAAGATTGATGCAAATAGTCTGTCTGACTGGAAGCAAACGATTGATATGAAAGAAGCTACCCACAATACTTCTTTTCTGGCAGATAAAAAAGCGAAAGTCACCTATAGTATCTGTGCCTTGCGTAATATGCCTTATGCAGGATTGATCCGCGTGGAGGTAAAAGCCCTCTCATCACTGACTATGAAAGTCATGAACCGGATGGATGTTCCCGATGAATATATCAATCCCGAATCCCGTTTTCGCACTCTATTTGAATCGAACCTCCGTATGGATGTGTTTCAAACCAGTGCCCTTTCCAGACACCGGCAAGTAGAAGTCGCTGCTTCTTCCGCTTTCTTATTTCAAGACCGTAAGAATTTTGCTCCGACATACGATGAAACTTCCAAGCAATTATCTTTTACCGTATCTCTGAAAAAAGGAGAAACCTATTCTTTTGCATTGGCAGGTGCCATCTGTTCCAAGCGTGACTTCATAGATCCTTACAATGAGTCTGAACGTCAAATCACTTACGCTATCCACGAGGGTGCCGACCGTCTGATGGCTTTCCATTGCCAACTATGGAATGAACTCTGGCAAGGTGATATTCGTATTGAGGGTGATGATGATGCTCAACGTGCAGTGCGTTTCGCCCTGTTCAACCTCTATTCTTTCGGAAGAGAGGGTACCGGATTGAGTATTTCTCCCATGGGGTTATCTTCACAGGGGTACAACGGGCATATCTTTTGGGATACGGAACTTTGGATGTATCCTCCTATATTATTGCTCAATCAAGGCATTGCCGAATCTATGGTGAATTACCGTACCAACCGTCTTGCAGCTGCTTGCAAACGTGCTATCACCCATGGTTATCGGGGTGCCATGTTTCCTTGGGAAAGTGACGATGCTGGTGAAGAATCTACTCCGACTTTTGCCTTGACCGGACCTCTCGAACATCACATTACAGCAGATATTGCCATTGCCTGTTGGAACTATTATTGTGTCACTCATGACCTGCATTGGCTGCGTTCTCACGGTTATCCACTGATGAAAGCAGTTGCCGATTTTTGGGTAAGTCGTGCCGAACGGAATGAGGATGGTTCTTATTCCATTCGCAGCGTGGTGGGAGCCGATGAGTACGCTATTGGGGTCGATGATAATGCTTTCACCAATGGTGCTGCCATTCGTGCTTTGGAATATGCTTGTAAGGCAGCTGAGACTTGTGGATACCTGATACCCGACCAATGGAGAGAAGTCGGGAAGAATATCCGTATTCTTTCTTTTGCCAACGGAGTGACACGTGAACATGCCACTTATAACGGAGAGATGATAAAACAATCCGATGCTAACCTGTTAGCCTATCCGCTGGGAATCATCACAGACCCGAAAATCTGGGAAAAGGATATGGAATATTATACCGACCGGATTGATCCGAAAGATGGTCCTGCCATGTCCTACTCCGTATTTTGTGTGCAATATGCCCGAATGGGAGATGCGAAGAAGGCTTATGAGATGTTTCGTCGTTGCTATGAGCCCAACTTACGCGCACCTTTTGGTGTGATAGCCGAAACAGCAACCAGCAATAACCCCTATTTTGCTACCGGTGCAGGCGGGCTGCTTCAAGCGGTAATCAATGGATTCTGCGGCTTACAGATTACGGATGAGGGTATTGTACAGGTTCCTTCCGTATTGCCCAAACATTGGAAAAAGGTGACAGTGATGGGAGTAGGACCGGAGAAAAAAACGTTTGAGAGGGGCGGGTAA